The genomic segment CGGCCTTGGAGACACCATCCTGAAAAGTTTTAGCCTTCCCAATAACACACAGATGGAGAGAAGTAGGATTCCTTAACTCAAACTTAAGACTATTAATCAGCCTCCTTCCCCTTCCCTGCCACCCTCTCATCCTGATTAAGGAGCTTTCCAAATCCGTTGGTGATATTGCCCCAAATCAGCATAAGGGTCTGGAGCTGGGTGGGAGTGGTGATGGTCGTGATGATGGTGATGACCATGTTGGTGATTATGGTCATGGGAGTGACCCTGAGCTGCATCTTGATCTTTCTCAACCACTGCCAGACGGAACTTGCACATCTCACAATTCATCTGCACCTGCCCTAGTTGAGTCTCAATTTCTCGCTCCCGTAGAATCGCTAATAGCTGAGACTGAATGCCCATTTCTGGCAAACAGGTCATAGAAATTTCTGGATATTGTTCCTGCTGCTGGGCGGTGATGTCAAAAATCTTCTTGACTAGGGCACCTGTAAACAGGAAGTACGGCAGAACAATAATCCGCTTGGGTTGGTACAAGCGAGCACGACGAAAGCCTTCTTCTAAACGAGGATGGGTAATGCCGATAAAGCAAGTTTCAACCGTTTGGTAGCCGCTTCCTTCCCAGAGAATGCGAGCCATTTTATACACATCCCCATTGGCATCGGGGTCGCTAGACCCTCGACCGACAAAGAGCAAGACGGTATCTTTTCTTAAGATGGAAGGTTGAAGGTTAGAACT from the Microcoleus sp. AS-A8 genome contains:
- a CDS encoding sirohydrochlorin chelatase, which gives rise to MSTANTIDFTPDSLLLPPLPLQRPLLMIGHGTRDEDGRQAFLDFVQAYQALDTSRPVLPCFLELTGPTIQEGVDQCVAQGYTELSVLPILLFAARHNKFDVTNELDRARAKHPQVKFHYGRHFGITPGILELWRDRLAALDGIPQKGQINPLDVESSNLQPSILRKDTVLLFVGRGSSDPDANGDVYKMARILWEGSGYQTVETCFIGITHPRLEEGFRRARLYQPKRIIVLPYFLFTGALVKKIFDITAQQQEQYPEISMTCLPEMGIQSQLLAILREREIETQLGQVQMNCEMCKFRLAVVEKDQDAAQGHSHDHNHQHGHHHHHDHHHSHPAPDPYADLGQYHQRIWKAP